A genome region from Rhinoraja longicauda isolate Sanriku21f chromosome 43, sRhiLon1.1, whole genome shotgun sequence includes the following:
- the LOC144612112 gene encoding E3 ubiquitin-protein ligase TRIM39-like: MSISVTLDVETTHAQLEVSEDRKRVRPTGIERSLPDTGKRFTDSLCVLGSEGFTSGRHYWEVEVAGSEGWSLGVAAESVERKGWVTLTPETGVWSIWRMGDQFDAVTSPRSRLPARPIPGRVGVYLSYESGTVSFYDAATKSHLHTFTGNKFTEKLYPFFGTWDVDKWLRICSGSAPGV, translated from the coding sequence tctccgtcaccctggatgtggaaacaacgcatgcgcagctcgaggtgtctgaggatcggaagagggtgagaccgACCGGGATagagaggagtctccctgacaccgggaagaggtttacagacagtctgtgtgtgctgggatcggaggggttcacatcggggagacattactgggaggtggaggtggcggggagtgagggctggagtctgggagtcgccgcagagtctgtggagaggaagggatgggtcacactgaccccggagactggagtctggagcatctggcggaTGGGTGACCAGTTtgatgcagtcacctcccctcgatcccgtctccccgcccgtcccatcccagggagggtgggagtttatctcagttacgagtccgggacagtttcattttacgacgcggccaccaagtcccatctccacaccttcactgggaataaattcacggagaaactttatcctttcttcgggactTGGGATGTAgacaagtggctgagaatctgctccggttccgctccgggtgtgtaa